In the Leptotrichia sp. oral taxon 847 genome, one interval contains:
- a CDS encoding DEAD/DEAH box helicase, which yields MEFLNFLKQIDKSFFAKLNEKDKVYRGEIPWILQQSKAKKIIYISTSNKNLENYYSMLDNYYNEKNIFSKNSDKDTKYIDIFENILQTKEDIVGINVKMLDILRNQDKFILFMNLQIALDIFFEKVNFLEFKIGSEYKFEKIKKFFLENGYESSYLVEKKGQFSQRGDIVDIFPPDLENPVRLEFFGDELESIRFFEVDSQISIEKIKEIKIFGNILSGSEYELVEMISEINNDEVLIAVENKELIDYKMEEYILLNRKKENLYRKRYENLKKKSFFISTKNFSKEQLETFKDKEKLEKLANKNKIFIQTKNYEKKYSEYNHILKKNQNNFFVSNFELFEGFFSEKNKSFVLTDRELDGYIYENFRKIKKSIKYKKLNQILVDDYVIHIQYGVGIYKGIQTIDDKDYLKVKYADEDILYIPVEKLDRLEKYISNDLEPKLFRLGTSGFKRKRKKLEEDIQKFAAELIKIQARRKRQTGFIYQKDTVWQEEFEESFPFEVTPDQRKAIDDVKSDMESPKIMDRLVCGDVGYGKTEVAMRSAFKAIDNGKQVILVAPTTILAQQHFERFKKRFENYPIIIENLSRLTKSKSGEILKNLKNGIVDLVIGTHRLLSNDVVFNNLGLLIIDEEQKFGVKAKEKLKEKKDKLDVLTLTATPIPRTLNLSLLGIRDISIIDTPPVNRLPIITEILEWDENKVKMAILKELSRDGQVFYIYNDVKNMKNKVQELREIVPDFVKIEFIHGQLPPQEIKDKLIRFENGDFDILVASTIIENGIDIPNVNTILIENFTGLGLAQVYQLKGRVGRSNRQGYCYLLKTRNTTKLGKQKEESLFKVEGIKSGGFQISVEDLKIRGAGEILGDKQHGTIETFGYDLYIKMLNEEIQRQKGEFSEKVENVEIILFDQGFIPENYIQNEEKLNIYRRFATLSSNEELKDLVFEIKDRFGKIPESLKKFIMSIKFKLFAQKNKIKRILEVKSGYRLYFLKDCENELKNLSKKIKVEKVEMLKVLGKNKKAQNEEDFVVVEVLKKEFLEIVKRGEKL from the coding sequence ATGGAATTTTTAAATTTTTTAAAACAGATAGATAAAAGTTTTTTTGCAAAATTAAATGAGAAAGATAAAGTGTATCGAGGGGAGATTCCGTGGATTTTGCAGCAATCAAAAGCAAAAAAAATAATTTATATTTCAACTTCCAACAAAAATTTGGAAAATTATTATTCAATGCTAGATAATTATTATAATGAGAAAAACATTTTTTCTAAAAATTCAGATAAAGATACAAAGTATATTGATATTTTTGAAAATATTTTGCAAACTAAAGAAGATATTGTCGGAATCAATGTAAAAATGCTGGATATTTTAAGAAATCAAGATAAATTTATTTTATTTATGAATTTACAAATTGCACTCGATATTTTTTTTGAAAAAGTAAATTTTTTGGAATTTAAAATTGGAAGCGAATATAAATTTGAAAAAATAAAAAAGTTTTTTTTGGAAAATGGATACGAAAGTTCTTATTTAGTTGAAAAGAAGGGTCAGTTTAGCCAACGTGGGGACATTGTCGATATTTTTCCACCAGATTTGGAAAATCCTGTTAGACTTGAGTTTTTTGGCGATGAATTAGAAAGTATTAGATTTTTTGAAGTTGACAGCCAGATTTCGATTGAAAAAATTAAGGAGATAAAAATTTTTGGAAATATTTTGAGCGGAAGCGAATATGAGCTAGTCGAAATGATTTCGGAAATAAATAATGACGAAGTTTTAATTGCTGTCGAAAATAAAGAATTAATTGACTATAAAATGGAAGAATATATTTTGTTAAATCGAAAAAAAGAGAATTTGTATCGAAAGAGGTATGAAAATTTGAAGAAAAAAAGTTTTTTTATTTCCACAAAAAATTTTAGTAAAGAACAGCTGGAAACTTTTAAAGATAAAGAGAAACTGGAAAAATTGGCAAATAAAAATAAAATTTTTATTCAAACAAAAAATTACGAAAAAAAATATTCCGAATACAATCACATTTTGAAAAAAAATCAAAATAATTTTTTTGTTTCAAATTTTGAGTTATTTGAAGGATTTTTTAGTGAAAAAAATAAAAGTTTTGTTTTGACGGACAGGGAGCTTGATGGCTATATCTATGAAAATTTCAGAAAAATAAAAAAATCTATAAAATATAAAAAGCTAAATCAAATTTTAGTAGACGACTATGTGATTCATATCCAGTATGGAGTTGGAATTTACAAAGGAATTCAGACTATTGATGACAAGGACTATTTAAAAGTAAAATATGCCGATGAAGACATTTTATACATTCCCGTTGAAAAGTTGGACAGGCTTGAAAAATATATTTCTAATGATTTGGAGCCCAAATTATTTCGTCTGGGAACTTCTGGATTCAAAAGAAAACGAAAAAAATTGGAAGAAGACATTCAAAAATTTGCAGCTGAACTTATAAAAATTCAAGCTAGAAGAAAAAGACAAACTGGATTTATTTATCAAAAAGATACGGTTTGGCAAGAGGAATTTGAAGAAAGTTTTCCATTTGAGGTTACACCTGATCAGAGAAAGGCGATTGACGATGTAAAAAGTGATATGGAAAGTCCCAAAATTATGGATAGGCTCGTCTGCGGCGATGTCGGTTACGGCAAAACTGAAGTTGCGATGCGTTCAGCATTTAAAGCTATTGACAATGGAAAACAAGTAATTTTGGTAGCTCCTACTACAATTTTGGCTCAGCAGCATTTTGAAAGGTTTAAAAAGCGATTTGAAAATTATCCGATTATCATAGAAAATTTGTCAAGACTTACAAAAAGTAAATCAGGTGAAATTTTGAAAAATTTAAAAAATGGAATTGTGGACTTGGTTATTGGAACTCACAGACTTTTGAGCAACGACGTTGTCTTTAATAATTTGGGACTTTTAATCATTGACGAAGAACAGAAGTTTGGAGTAAAAGCGAAAGAAAAATTAAAAGAAAAAAAGGACAAACTGGATGTTTTGACATTGACTGCAACCCCAATTCCAAGAACGCTAAATTTGTCGCTATTAGGAATACGGGATATTTCAATCATTGACACGCCGCCAGTTAATAGACTTCCAATAATAACGGAAATTTTGGAGTGGGACGAAAATAAAGTAAAAATGGCAATTTTAAAAGAATTGTCTCGAGATGGGCAAGTTTTTTATATCTATAACGATGTAAAAAACATGAAAAATAAAGTGCAGGAACTAAGAGAAATAGTTCCAGATTTTGTAAAAATAGAATTTATTCACGGACAGCTTCCGCCGCAGGAAATTAAAGATAAACTTATTCGCTTTGAAAATGGAGATTTTGATATTTTAGTTGCTTCCACGATTATTGAAAATGGAATTGACATTCCGAACGTAAACACGATTTTAATAGAAAATTTTACAGGACTTGGATTGGCTCAAGTTTATCAGCTAAAGGGTCGTGTAGGACGAAGTAATAGACAGGGTTACTGCTATTTGTTAAAGACAAGAAACACAACAAAATTGGGAAAACAAAAAGAAGAGAGCCTCTTTAAAGTGGAAGGAATAAAGTCTGGCGGTTTTCAAATTTCTGTCGAAGATTTAAAAATTCGTGGTGCCGGGGAAATTTTGGGGGACAAGCAGCATGGGACAATTGAAACTTTTGGCTACGATTTGTACATAAAGATGTTAAATGAAGAAATTCAGCGTCAAAAAGGGGAATTTAGCGAAAAAGTTGAAAATGTGGAAATTATTTTATTTGACCAAGGATTTATTCCAGAAAATTATATTCAAAATGAAGAAAAATTGAATATTTATCGTCGTTTTGCCACACTTTCATCAAATGAGGAACTAAAAGATTTAGTTTTTGAAATAAAAGACAGATTTGGAAAAATTCCAGAAAGTTTGAAAAAGTTTATTATGAGTATAAAATTTAAGTTATTTGCTCAAAAAAATAAAATAAAGAGGATTTTGGAAGTAAAAAGTGGCTATAGATTGTATTTTTTAAAGGATTGTGAAAACGAGCTAAAAAATTTATCTAAAAAAATAAAAGTAGAAAAAGTGGAAATGCTGAAAGTTCTAGGAAAAAATAAAAAGGCTCAAAATGAGGAAGATTTTGTTGTTGTGGAAGTTTTGAAAAAAGAGTTTTTAGAGATTGTGAAAAGAGGAGAAAAGCTGTGA
- a CDS encoding methyltransferase translates to MKYVENLESVGKKITILDESLKITEDALLLSKFIKKYNKKSGNFLEIGAGQGIISILISEIPKVSKIFTVEIQKKIFQILEKNVKNNFLESKIIPINSNIKEITGQFDVIFSNPPYKKINSGKLPRKESEKISKYEILLTLKELFSEIKRLLKNYGEFFVIVPNDRLNEVFSYVYENKMNILEIEINKYKTRDLVILHGKKGGKNSEIKFL, encoded by the coding sequence GTGAAATATGTGGAAAATTTGGAAAGTGTAGGTAAAAAAATTACTATTTTGGACGAAAGTTTAAAAATAACTGAAGATGCACTTTTACTTTCAAAATTTATAAAAAAATACAATAAAAAATCTGGTAACTTTTTGGAAATTGGAGCGGGACAAGGAATAATTTCAATTTTAATTTCAGAAATTCCCAAAGTTTCAAAAATTTTCACTGTCGAAATTCAAAAGAAAATATTTCAGATTTTGGAAAAAAATGTAAAAAATAATTTTTTGGAAAGTAAAATAATCCCGATAAATAGCAATATAAAAGAAATAACAGGACAATTTGATGTAATTTTTTCAAATCCACCGTACAAAAAAATTAACAGTGGAAAACTTCCAAGAAAAGAATCCGAAAAAATCAGTAAATATGAGATTTTACTCACTTTGAAAGAACTTTTTTCTGAAATAAAAAGACTATTAAAAAATTATGGTGAATTTTTTGTAATAGTTCCCAATGATAGACTTAATGAAGTCTTTTCGTATGTTTATGAAAACAAAATGAATATTTTGGAAATAGAAATTAACAAATATAAAACTCGAGATTTGGTCATTTTGCACGGAAAAAAAGGTGGAAAAAATTCTGAGATAAAATTTTTGTAA
- a CDS encoding COG2426 family protein, whose amino-acid sequence MKLAKDFSKFIQTSLLTAPLLNKALGVFFISMLPIIELRGAIPVGAALGLPWYLNMVICIVGNLLPVPFILWFSVKAFDFLKKHNICAGVIKKIENRAMKRSESLATGEFIGLMLFVAIPFPGTGAWTGALIAALLQFDRKKSFWFITLGVLIASIIMILVSYGVLEIFKH is encoded by the coding sequence ATGAAATTAGCCAAAGATTTTAGTAAATTTATACAGACGTCTCTTTTGACGGCACCACTTTTAAATAAAGCGCTGGGGGTCTTTTTCATCTCAATGCTGCCAATTATTGAGCTGCGTGGAGCAATACCTGTGGGAGCGGCTTTAGGACTTCCCTGGTATCTCAATATGGTAATTTGCATTGTGGGAAATTTACTTCCAGTTCCATTTATCCTATGGTTTTCCGTAAAAGCTTTTGATTTTTTAAAAAAACATAACATTTGTGCTGGAGTTATAAAAAAAATAGAAAATAGGGCGATGAAAAGAAGTGAAAGCCTTGCAACAGGAGAGTTTATCGGGCTTATGTTATTCGTTGCAATTCCATTCCCAGGAACAGGGGCTTGGACAGGAGCGTTAATTGCAGCACTTCTTCAATTTGACAGAAAAAAATCATTTTGGTTTATAACTTTGGGTGTGCTAATTGCATCAATTATTATGATTTTAGTTTCATATGGCGTTTTAGAAATTTTTAAACATTAA
- a CDS encoding sirohydrochlorin cobaltochelatase — protein MKKGIVIASFGTTHEDALKRTIDVIENKMREKYGFENCKRAFTSNKVREKLKTKKNLTIFNQGEALQSLKNKGFEKIFTMSLHILNGIEYKKLDNSFGKVSEPLLFNESDYKKIIENKEFNDTKGNDAIIFVGHGSEDASDESYEKLQNYYKKFGKENIFIGTIEGKITIKHILEKLKNTNFKKILLKPFLIVAGDHAKNDIMSNDKNSWKSILEKNGYKVETELVGMGEYPFIQKMFMDKFEKIYE, from the coding sequence ATGAAAAAAGGCATTGTAATTGCAAGTTTTGGGACAACACATGAAGATGCGCTAAAAAGGACAATTGATGTTATTGAAAATAAAATGAGAGAAAAATATGGCTTTGAAAACTGCAAGAGAGCTTTTACCTCCAACAAAGTTAGGGAAAAACTTAAAACAAAAAAAAATTTGACTATTTTTAATCAGGGTGAAGCACTGCAAAGCCTAAAGAATAAAGGATTTGAAAAAATTTTTACAATGTCTTTGCACATCTTAAATGGAATTGAGTATAAAAAATTGGATAACAGTTTTGGAAAAGTCTCGGAACCTTTGTTATTCAACGAATCTGACTACAAAAAAATTATTGAAAATAAAGAGTTTAACGACACAAAAGGAAACGATGCCATAATTTTTGTGGGACACGGTTCGGAAGATGCCTCTGATGAAAGTTATGAAAAACTACAAAATTACTACAAAAAATTTGGAAAAGAAAATATTTTTATTGGAACTATCGAAGGAAAAATAACAATCAAACATATTTTGGAAAAATTAAAAAACACAAATTTTAAAAAGATTTTGCTAAAACCTTTTTTGATTGTCGCCGGAGATCACGCAAAAAACGATATTATGTCAAATGACAAAAACTCTTGGAAGTCAATTTTAGAAAAAAATGGATATAAAGTTGAAACAGAGCTAGTAGGAATGGGAGAATATCCATTTATCCAAAAAATGTTTATGGACAAATTTGAAAAAATATACGAATAA
- a CDS encoding alanine/glycine:cation symporter family protein — translation MNYEQLVKLINDINSFIASNILMWGLLGVGTYLSFLLGFPQVTKIGYAFKMVFGGLFRKTENSNEGSMSSFQALATAIAAQVGTGNVAGVATAITAGGPGAVFWMWVSAFLGMGTIFTEAVLAQKYRKRIHGELVGGPAYYISRGLKKTGKFAKFLAGFFSVTIILALGFMGNAVQSNSIAAGIKGISGLENINPGIIGVIVAILAALIFIGGMNKIAKFAELVVPIMATVYILASIVVLLIFHNQIIPTFVWIVKSAFSPIAVTGGIAGASVKVAVQKGIARGLFSNEAGMGSTPHAHAVAHVKHPAEQGLSAMVGVFVDTILVCSATALSILVTKAYTLKDAKGVFLVGAQLTQGAFKSSFGEFGAILLAICLAFFAFTTIIGWYYFGESNIKFLFGKKMLLPYRIVVILCIIAGSLQEVKIVWSLADIFNSLMVLPNLIAIVWMSLEVKALFKDYKEKFAEGNVTYDYSEEDK, via the coding sequence ATGAATTATGAACAGTTAGTTAAGCTGATTAACGATATTAATAGCTTTATTGCTAGTAATATTCTGATGTGGGGGTTACTTGGAGTTGGGACTTATTTGAGCTTTCTTCTGGGGTTTCCGCAAGTTACAAAAATAGGCTATGCTTTTAAAATGGTATTTGGAGGGCTGTTTAGAAAAACTGAAAATTCTAATGAAGGGTCTATGTCTTCGTTTCAGGCTTTGGCTACAGCTATTGCGGCTCAAGTTGGAACTGGAAATGTGGCAGGAGTTGCGACTGCTATCACAGCTGGAGGGCCGGGAGCGGTTTTCTGGATGTGGGTTTCAGCATTTTTAGGAATGGGAACAATTTTTACAGAAGCGGTTTTGGCGCAAAAATATAGAAAAAGAATTCATGGAGAATTGGTCGGAGGACCTGCTTATTACATTTCAAGAGGACTAAAAAAAACAGGAAAATTCGCTAAATTTCTAGCTGGATTTTTTTCTGTCACAATTATTTTGGCTCTTGGATTTATGGGAAATGCGGTTCAATCGAATTCAATAGCTGCGGGAATAAAAGGAATATCTGGACTTGAAAATATAAATCCTGGTATAATAGGTGTTATAGTTGCGATTTTAGCCGCTTTAATTTTTATTGGTGGAATGAATAAAATTGCGAAATTTGCTGAACTTGTGGTACCCATTATGGCAACGGTGTATATTTTGGCAAGTATTGTAGTATTATTGATATTTCACAATCAAATCATTCCAACATTTGTCTGGATTGTAAAAAGTGCATTTAGTCCAATCGCAGTTACTGGAGGAATTGCTGGAGCAAGTGTAAAAGTGGCAGTGCAAAAAGGTATTGCCAGAGGTCTTTTTTCAAATGAAGCAGGAATGGGTTCAACTCCACATGCACACGCTGTGGCACATGTAAAACATCCAGCAGAACAAGGACTATCGGCTATGGTTGGAGTATTTGTCGATACAATTTTAGTTTGTAGCGCAACAGCACTATCTATCTTAGTTACAAAAGCTTATACCTTAAAAGATGCAAAAGGAGTTTTTCTTGTGGGGGCACAACTTACACAGGGCGCTTTCAAAAGCTCTTTTGGAGAATTTGGAGCGATACTTTTAGCCATATGTCTAGCATTTTTTGCTTTTACGACAATAATTGGGTGGTATTATTTTGGAGAATCAAATATCAAATTTTTGTTTGGGAAAAAGATGCTTTTGCCATATAGAATTGTTGTAATTCTTTGCATAATAGCAGGTTCCCTGCAAGAAGTAAAAATTGTATGGTCGCTAGCCGATATATTTAACAGTTTAATGGTGCTTCCGAACTTAATTGCAATCGTCTGGATGTCACTTGAAGTGAAAGCACTTTTCAAAGATTATAAGGAAAAATTTGCAGAAGGAAACGTAACTTATGACTACAGTGAAGAGGACAAATAA